CGGACCCAATCCGCAAGAAGCGCGCGCCTTCGTCAATTATCTGCTCAGCGAAGCCGGCCAGATGGTGTTGTTCAATCCAGAGATCGCCCGCCTGCCGGTGATCCCCGAGCTCTACGCCAAGGCGCCGAAAGATTATCCTAATCCGTTCAAGAAAAAACTCGGCGGCGTCGAGTTCAACGACGAACTATCCTCAGGCCGGCGCGATGTCGTCAACGCAATCTACGATCACGTCATCACTTTTCGCCACAATGAACTGCGCGACGCTTGGAAAAGTATTTACAAGGCCGAAGAAGCGCTGGCGAAAGCCAAGTCGGCGAATGCGAGCCAAGCGAAATCGCTGATCGCCGACGCGCGCAAGTTAGCGGCGCAGGTGCCGATCAACGACAAGCGCGCCAGTGACAAAGAAATCACCGGCGCGTTCAAATCGAAGTCGGGCTTGAAAGCGCAGCTCGAAACCGAGTGGGAAGTATTCGCCAAAAACAATTACGCCAAGGCCAAAGAACTCGCCGACAGAGCCGGCGCCATGGCAAAGTAAGTTGAATCCAAATCTCACCGCACCCGTAATTTAATTTAACCTCGCCATGGCCATCACTTCACCCGCAGTCGTCGCGCCGCGCATCCACGCGCGCATCGACTGGTGGCAAGGCAGCGTCATGGCCCTGCTCCTGGCGCTGTTGTTCGCGTTTATCCTTTATCCAGTGCTGCGCGTGTTGGCGATCTCGCTTACCGACGATCAGAATAATTTCACGCTGCGCCATTTTCTGAATTTCTTTCGCCGGCCGCTGTTCGTCGAAGCATTGTGGAATACCCTTGGGAGCGGCGTTCTCGTCGTGCTGTTGAGCGCTCTGTTAGCGCTGCCGTTGGCTTACATCCTGGCGCGCTTTGAGTTTCGCGGCAAGATTCTACTGCAAACCGCGGCGACGTTGCCGCTGGTGATCCCGCCCTTCGTCGGCGCCGTTGCGCTGCAACTGATCCTCGGCCGCAGCGGCATGGTCAACTTACTGCTGATGGACTGGTTCGATATTGCGATCCCGTTCATGGAAGGCTTGACCGGCGTGGTGCTGGTGCAAACGCTGCATTTTTTTCCCTTCATCCTGCTCAACACCATGGTCTCCCTTGCCAATATCGACGCGTCGCTGGAAGAAGCGGCGCAAAACCTCGGCTGTCATGGCCTTGCGCTATTTCGCCGCGTGACGCTGCCGTTGATGCTGCCGGGCTTCATCGCCGGCGCGCTTCTGACTTTCATCCGCGCCATCGACGATCTCGGCACGCCGCTGATGTTGAATTACAAAATGCTCCTGGCGCCCCAGGCCTACTTGCGCATCACCACCATCGGCATGGACGATGTCGACGGCTATGTGGTTTGCGTGGTCTTGGCGTTGTTATCGCTGGCGGCGCTGTTGGCGGCGCGAAAATATTTGAGCTTGGCGGAATACGCCAGCGTGCAGCGCGGCGCGCCAGTGATACGCAAACTGCAAGGCGGCAAACTGGTCGTCGTGGGCTCGGTCATCGCGATGATCTTAGGTGTGAGTTTGCTGCCGCATATCGGCATCGTCCTATTATCGTTCAGCAAAATCTGGAGCTTCACGTTGCTGCCGAGCACCTACACGTTGAACAACTACCAAGAGATTCTT
The Deltaproteobacteria bacterium genome window above contains:
- a CDS encoding iron ABC transporter permease, which translates into the protein MAITSPAVVAPRIHARIDWWQGSVMALLLALLFAFILYPVLRVLAISLTDDQNNFTLRHFLNFFRRPLFVEALWNTLGSGVLVVLLSALLALPLAYILARFEFRGKILLQTAATLPLVIPPFVGAVALQLILGRSGMVNLLLMDWFDIAIPFMEGLTGVVLVQTLHFFPFILLNTMVSLANIDASLEEAAQNLGCHGLALFRRVTLPLMLPGFIAGALLTFIRAIDDLGTPLMLNYKMLLAPQAYLRITTIGMDDVDGYVVCVVLALLSLAALLAARKYLSLAEYASVQRGAPVIRKLQGGKLVVVGSVIAMILGVSLLPHIGIVLLSFSKIWSFTLLPSTYTLNNYQEILFRAPHFVVNTLIYTLLAASIDVVLGAAIAFLLLRSRVPGRNLLDAVATVPLAIPGVVLAVGYLRVFHGWDFPGIGAPLTSSWIILVIAYTARRLPYTVRACYAALQQVHVSLEESAQNLGANRWRTFKKITLPMIASGLIAGGLIAFITSCVELASTIMLVPRIELGPISYGIYLYMQSPLGRGAGAALGVVAILLVSLGTYLTHRIFGGRAGSAFRI